tataccattcctcataagtgatgattgagagagaTTACTTTACTGAGCCCGGTGActttgtatgagtctatacatcTTTTTTTAGCAAAATCCTGCATAGCACATCTTTAATTTCTACCCGCCAGTCAGCACACGTCTAGAACAGGTGtggcttttctttcatttggaTGTAGTAATATTTGCATGTGACTTAGAGTGGGTGGAAGTTATAACttccagtgtgtgtgaaaattTGCATGCAGAATTTTACTTCCTTAAGACTTTCAATAAAGTATTGCCCAATGCAAAGCCAAGCACTTACGGGAgataaaataaagggaaaacaCAGTGGAATTGTTAAGCAATTAATACCAAAActgatggaaaaaagaaattaggaaacaaaaaaacccacccaaaGTCATGTATTTTACTGAAGGTTTTGCTATGAATCtgatttagatttaatttaGTTCTTGATATGGAACAGATTACAGTTAATAAATGGGACAatagtgctattttttttttttaaagttaatataTTTAACAGTTTGAGCATGAACACAGTAAATTGTATTCAGATGGGTGAAAGGTTAAAGGAGAAGCCAACATTGCCAACATTAAGTGTGAAGTATGAAGTCAGGCCACCAGGAGCCCCCAAAACCGCTTCAATCCGGTACATCTGATGAACTCTGTTGGAGTTCCACCACAAGATATTTCCTCATTTATAAACACAGCCTGAGCTTAATCTGCTTGTCTCATTGAGAATGTGATCTCTTTTGCaaaagagatggaaagaaaaacaaagatagaCAGTTAGACAAAAATACGTATAACATCAGCAGTCATGGCACGCCACTAAGTACATGTGCTCAAgtgctgtacttaagtatgaatttgaggtacttgtactttacctGCGTACTCTTTTCATGCGACTTTTTAATCCACTACATTTCAGtgtgaaatattgtacttttttactattcTACATTTATCTGTAAGCTTAAGTGATTGaaaactttacaaattaagatttctgcataaaaaaataagatttaataaaatatgacgTTTTGTTATAAATTCAACCACCCAAAAGTTTATACAAGaccagctgcaatgattagtcaattaatcaattagcttATAGACAGAAACTTAACTGGCAACTATTTTTGGTTAACATATAAGTCGGTTTCTAACCAATTTTGAATAACATTCTggggtgttttgtttgtttgttttttactttgaatacttaAAGTTAATTTTCCTGTTTATATCTATTTACTCTAGTAACATTTgaaatgcaggatttttacttttaacagagtgatattattatttttacttaagcaaaggatctgaatacttcctccaacACTGATCAtcagaaacaataaataaatagatttggagaaatttaacatttaacattaaatcattttgtttttatcgaGATAGTAGTGGGGAGCTTTGTTTCACCCGCTGTCCCTAAATCTTCCACAGATATTCTACTGCGATGAGATCTGCTTATTGTGAAGACCGCAGCATTTGATTCACGTAGTTTTCAAACTCACCAAACTATTTACTGAGCCCTGGTGCACGGAAGCATATGCATTTGATACGTTTCTCCACTCTTAGTGTTAAGGCTTTGCTTTAAACTTGCCCCGTCTGTATAAGAGCGCATTCTCGCCAATCATCTGAAATCCCGCGGTGTTTGCCTAACTAAAGGATCATGCAAATAAGATTTATTTAGGGTCACCACTCATGATTTGGCAGAAACTTCGTTTAGTTTAACGTCGTTAAACAGCCTGTAAAACGTGGGGAATAACATCATTATTTCCTCGTGTCAGTCAAAGTCACTGGGTCGCAGGTAGGTTAGTCACGATGACGGGCATGACGTCAGCGCGTACGAGCAAAACAGCATGAATAGTtagtgcgcgcgtgtgtgtgaatgcagatgTTATAAGAGGAGGCGAGAGGCGACAGCGTGACGTAATGCGGGCTCATAAAAAGAAACGTGAGCGTCCCGTGGGGACACAATTCACTGCGCAGCGGGGACATAAACACACGAGATGATCTGGACCGTTTTCCTGCTTGTCCAAGCTGTCCTGCTTTATTTCATTCTCACACACAGGACGAGGTGAGTTATTGTTTGATTCACTTGTATTGTTCCATATGTAcactgtaaataatgtaaagttTGCCAGAGTACGTAAAGCTGGGGAAATACACTTTATTACTTTCtagaaatattgttatttatgttgtttattttgatgctgatttATTGCTGCAAAGTCAGTTTGACCTATGTCTAATAACACTTTGgtgacaacaataataataacaacaatactACAGGCATGAGCCCGCGTTTTAATTACGTCAAGCAAagccatttattttattagtttagtttgtttctACTCCAGTCTGAGGAATGTGGTTAAACTACAGTGTTAAATTTAGAAGTGTCCCCATTGAAGCTTTacacttgtttttgttatcttaaaGGCAATTACAAAAAGTCTGTgatgtaatgacatttttaaactaatCCCTCTTATTGTTATGTAGACCTTTAGCTCTGTGACCATAATCTCATTATAAAAGGTTAGTCAGGCAAACAGAATGCACTGTGTGTACACTGACACTGCATACTAATGTTGCATCAATGTGGGAGACAATTGAGTATCAAAAGATACAATCGCTAAGTTTTTTTGTCGTGCAGGACTGTAGGTTTAGTTTGTGTCCCCACCTTTAACAGTCATGTCAGATAAGATACTCCTTTTTAAAGTagcatttttaatacattttcttctttagATCCAAGAGTGATCCACCTTTAGACAAAGGAGTTATCCCATGGTTAGGCCATGCACTTGAGTTTGGAAAAGATGCTTCCAAGTTTTTGAATCGAATGAAGCAGAAACATGGCAACATTTTCACAGTAAGTAGTAAAAACCTAAATACAACGTACATTGACACAATGTCTgtagatatttgtttttatgagaaCTTTGAAGAACTAAAAGTCTTTAAACTACTCAGAAAGATgtgaaatttgcattttcatgacatgttaTAATTAGAGGGATTGCAACAGGAGAAGAGAGAAGTCCTGTTTTGTAAAGTGGTAAAGGGCAGTGAAATTTATATCAGacttttctgcttgtttttatcTTATACAATCTAACGTTCAAGAGGCTAAAAATACTTCTACCCCTCCAAGTGTTACTGTAGAATACTTAAAAGAGATTTAAGAGTAATATGCCCAGAGTCATGTAATGGCATGTTATAacatgcacacaacacacaaaaaaatatttgattgtCGATACCAAATAATTTTTCATGAAATGTGAGCCtgagtttcattaaaaaaagcaaaggaataCCGCAGTCCCATAGAAATCACATGAACTTGCTTgcttaaagttaaaataaacaatacataACAATATTAACACAAAGTACTGTGATGTAAGAGAGTATTTCTGagtttacagtattttacaaaacagtttaacaCTCAGAAACTaatgcaaaaacagctgtatGCATCTTTAtgaattttaacatttgcaCTGATGACCCACAGGTGCGTGTTGCTGGGCGATATGTGACAGTGCTGCTAGATCCGCACTCGTACGACACGGTCATCAATGACTCCGACTCCCTGGACTTTACTCGCTATGCACAGGTGCTTATGGAGAGGATCTTCAACCTGCGGCTCCCACATCACCAGCCAGCTAAAGCAAAAGCCATGATGAAAAAGTATGTCCTCGTTTCTTTATACTCCAAACTGAATGCTTGTTCtggatattttcattttcatttcatgtaaaTGTAGAAGCAAAATTTGTTTACAGCCAAATCAGGCCGAACGACTTTTATGAATAGTGTCACTGTGGATTATTTCTGAAAATCACCCTCCTTATTTTTGGAAATCTATTTATAGGGCTTCTAGTTTTGTTATTGCTCAGTAGTTCTACACaggttttgtttattgtgtcaaactgggaaaaaaaagtgtgacacTCTGTCAGACTCTAAAGGAATGAGGGGAAAACCCAACACTGCATGCTCTCTTTTTCATTGACATTTGTGCACAATCCCTTCTTCAGGCTGCATCTGAGCTCTATGAGTATGCAGTCTTTGtcgcccttttttttttttttacttatgttACCACCCAaatttgcaaaatataaaacttaagTTACATTAATTTAGGGAAAATAAGGCGCATAGGTCAACAAGTCGCTCTAATAACATGTGTCATGTCAACACCTACAATCAGTTTGACATGATTTACGTTCGCTAAGTAGTACGGCAGAAGACCTTTATTTACCTCGCTGCCGCAACCTTTTGTGTCCGCAGGCATTTCCGCGGATTGAATTTTGCCACCCTGAACAGCAACATGAGCAGACACCTGCAGGCCTCACTGAACGCTGAAATGCCTCTGAACCAGAAAGACTGGAAAGAAAAGGGATTGTTCGACTTCTCTTACAGCTTACTCTTCAAGTAAGTCCCCCTCCCgcccaccaacacacacacttaactatgtgaaaaaaagtaagTATTCATGTCAAAAGCACTCAGCTAAACAGTTTACACACCAGTCAATCCTGTGATCCTCTGTTTGTAAGCACAGCAAGAAAAATGTAGGATGACTACACTCTTTTACACAAACATTTGAGGTCACTTTTCCGGTTGAGCATTTTTGCCAGAGTCAAAACATTGTTATCCTCCATGATATGAAGTataaacagtaaacaaagaGTAGAGTGAATGTCTGGCATATAAAACACTATATGGTCGTAATGTTTCCTGTCACACGGTGTCATGTGGAGATGCTGCAATTTGTGTGGCCCAGTGGAAAAATACCAGTTAGAAGAGGATTGCTCGTGTGCTTTCAAAAGGAAAATCTGTGTAGGCTGGTAATCTTTCCATCAGAACACAAAAACGGCCGCCATTCATCAACTGTACTGCACATTCCCAAGCTTcgtatctttctttttctctgcaggGCGGGGTACCTGACGCTGTTCGGAGGAGaacagaacaacaacagcacagatCCCTCAAGCGTCTATGAAGAATACAAGAAGTTTGATGGACTCTTGACCAAAATGGCGAGAGGCACACTGAAGCCAGGTAGTGACGCTGAAAACACCTCTTCACAACCCAACCAAAATTTGTACGTGGGGCCCATGTGCGTAGTAAATGGGCTAAACATCGTGCCTTATATGGGATTGTCCACAGGTTACATAGTGTCCCCATGTAAATTGTCCACATGGAAGAGTTACCTAAGTGGCCCCCAGATAAGATGCCCATCTCGGGCCCATACCCACCTGGAACCCAGGTAGCCTTAGCATAACCGATGTGGGGCCACCTTGGGTAAAACATCCCATATaggccccacatacaaatgtttgCTGGCAGTTAAACGCTTCAAAACTTTATGTGCCTGCTGATGTTCTTTAAATTGGGAGTCTGCAGTTATCTGTGAcgaaatgaattaaaatacaaatatatgtcAGTTATGATGCAGTTATTTATCATCACCATTACCAACCATGAGTCAGGAGAAGGCGTGTTTTAACTGTATACAGTCACTAAAGAGCTTTGACATCACCTAGGGATGCTTCCTCAGATTTGTTTTGTCGTCGCCAAGGCGAGTTTCACTTACTCAGTTGCTTACATAGTGTCTACTGTAAGagccttttttgcttttgaggACTTTCACAATACATCATCGCAGCACTCTACAGACTGTGATCTAACTTGTACTGGAAGCTTTCTACGCACACCTTGTTCCCCCCGGGccttgtctttctttgtgtgcTTTATCGTTGTTTGTAACTGCATTTGTTCCACACAGAAAAGTCAGCCaattataatattattgcaCACCTCCTCCAGTTTTGCCTGTCATACCTGACATAATGTTCTTGTCCTACCTCTTACGCACAATActatctgtttgtgtgtctttaattCACAATGAGCTCAGCTGTTTATGTTTTGCTTGTGACTCACTCACTTTGTGGTGTTTATCTGTGtgacagaagagaagaggacAGCCCAGAGTGTACGGCAGAGACTGTGGGAGCTTCTGGCTCCAGCAGGTCTGACTGAGGACTCTGGGTCAAGCCCATGGCTACACGCCTACAGGCGGCTCCTGCAAGAGGAAGGGGCCGACGAGGAGATGCAGAGGAAAGCTCTACTGATGCAACTCTGGGCTACACAGGTGAGTCATAAGACAGAAAAAACGTTCTGTGTGTGCAAAGGGGAATTTCAGTTACTGATCAGCTCTAGAGATTAGAAATGCTGCCAGCTCAGTCAGATGAACTTGATACCACTATGTCTCTTTCGTGGCCTCAGTTGTAGaaagtacatttatttgtctactgtgcttaagtacaattttgaggtactttacattacagtttttcaattttctgctactttacaCTTCTACTCAaccacatttcagagggaaatatttaactttttacttcacttctTTTGCATAATGGCTGCAGATagtagttactttgcagatggATATGATACCTAAAACAAAATTTGATAAGCttacaaaatacaacacattgcTGCAAATTTAACCAGTGGGTCCTAGCTCTTTTTGCCTGTGACCTTTAATACAAAAAGCCTAGCTGGGGTCCTAATAAAGTCTAAAATATGCTTGAGAGACATTTTcccattaaacattttaaaccctTTAATTGAAATAACAGTTTGACAAATagaaaaattaatacaaaataaatagaaacttGTGCATCAGAGCACTTCCTCCACTGTGCAGTACTATTATTCAGCACATGAGTGTGCTGTTCACTTCCGCTTTCACAGCAGTTATTTTGCCACTGAGGGGGGAAAGCCATGAAAGAGCTTTAGGAATATAAGATATAGGATTGTGACTGAGCACAGTGTCTTAAGACTGCTTTTTAACAGATTATGGAACAGTGCGCACATACCCGCATGTCTTTCCatgtgaaagaaaattattacttttttatgtttactaaACAAAAAGTAGGTTATAGGTTCTACTGGCTGTAGTCTTGAGTGGATTTGGCCTGGTCTTGACTTGTCACTCACATGAAGCTGGACTTGCCTCATACAGCTTTCCTATCGCCCTGCTGGAGGACATTATTGCATCAAAGGCGTTATTCAGATATTTACTAATTTCGCTTCCTCTGCAGGGTGCTTACTCATCCTCTCATTGCACTAGTCAACGTGGTTTATTTCCATTTGATTACCAGTTTTGAGTCATGACTTTAGTTCTCTTTgagtcatgttttttaattttcctaaAACTTGAGCGAGAAAAATGAATTTGCATGACATACAGAGGATTTTTTGCACAGTTATTGCTGCAATAACAAGTAGTATTGTAGTCACAGTCGATAAAGTGTTATTAAAGGAGTACTTAACACCCAAGAGATGATATGGACATCAATTGCTTGGGATTATTATGAGTTTTTCGGGAAGTAAAGATTTTTCTCTCATGCCTCAGATaaataaagaatccaaaaatggagaaaatccTTTATAATTTGCAATAAAAGAGGTAGGCGTtcaacaaaagtaaaactatATTGAAACATCAGTTAAACTCTCACACAAATGTGAGAGTTTAACTGTGAATGTAAATTTTACTTTTCCTTTCAGTTCCTCGTCGGAAAGGGCTGTTTGGggagtactgagcatatgactggatagatgagacttggattatactgcacaagtagTCTGAGAGTTTATGAACAGATGTTTTggtatagttttgctgctgttaaacacaCACCCCTTTCACTTCATTCACCcagaattttctttgtttttggattcatgGCTCACCTTGGAagcatacaagaaaaacacacacatgtaataTAACACAGATTAAGtaaatgatatacaaatggtaatTTGATGGGTGAAGTTTTCCTCAAGATTCAAACAGTAAATTATTTCTGTGTCTAAGGAAGCTCTCAAACTCTCAGGTCTGTGATACATATGCCAAAATTTTGGATAATGTTACCACACATTTTAATGGATACACAAGTTTTATCATCAGCTGAGTTATTTATTTGAAAGTAAGCTTTGATTACactttttttggtgtatttgcGGTGAGTTTATAGGCAATTCTATTGTAATTTATTCACTGTGTTACATTTCCACTGTGTTATGTGTCTACTCCTGGCAGACAGGGCTGCAGTTTGCCGTAAAGCTAAATAGCTTCATAGCTTGTCCTGCCCTTGGATGCAGGCAGATGGCAGGGGACCTCAGGTTTCCGATGGCTTTCCTTATTAAGTAAACCATTACTGCGCTGAGCTTTGCCAGCAGTGAGACTATCCAGAGTATGGCTTCTCTCATCCAGACACATAAAAGGAAGCTGTTCTTTTTCATCTTGTCAGCACTAAAGATTCATTTGGTGCTTacactttaatttaaatgtgtgcTTTGTTACAactgtaacaaaaacataagcATGTACTGAGGGTGTCATGTGATGTTCTTATTTGCTATTGCCAAACAAATAACCTGTGCTGTCACTGTGCAACGCCAGAGTAAGAGGGACAACCTTATCATTGTCGTCATGTAAGTCTGTGTTTGCTTTCAGGGTAATGTTGGTCCTGCTGCATTTTGGCTGCTGGGCTACTTGTTGACAAACCCTGAAGCTCTGACAGCAGTGAAGAAGGAGTTTGGTGGGATCTTGTCTATGGAAATCTCTGAGACCTCATTACTGGACAGACCTGTGAACACCCCTGTATTTGGTGAGGCCTTGATCCCAGATTGTCTAAACCTTGTTGTAAAATGTGTTGGTAGTATGCTCCTCTTCTCAGTAAGATGAGGTAGAAACCACGGTCTAGACTCACATTTCAAGatactttaaataaatgcacacatcTACTTCCAAAGAGCGAAAAAGCACAACATATCAGTACAAAAGAATAATAACTTAGAGAAAAGTCGACAGCTAAGAGAAAACTCAGTAAATCAAGAAATTTGGAGTTTATAAATCCAAAAAGACATGGTGTAGACAAAATAGACAAAATCgatatagatagataaaatCATAAATAGTAGAGAAATGCTTCAAATGAAGCTTGTAGATAGATGAAAAACTCCTCCTGTCAATGTAAAAAAGCTGGCTTCCTGTCTTTGTAAACATAGCAAGGATGGGACAAGTGGCTGCCAACATGCACcaagcaaaaacagacaatatttCACGCAGGAAAAAAAGCGACTCATATAATAAAATCCTTAATACAACTGTTCCCCGTGTCCATAAGGTCTAGAGAGGGTGGGGTGGCAGGAAACCAAAGAGAGGGAAATGGGAGAGGGAAAA
This DNA window, taken from Plectropomus leopardus isolate mb chromosome 2, YSFRI_Pleo_2.0, whole genome shotgun sequence, encodes the following:
- the LOC121956234 gene encoding prostacyclin synthase-like; the protein is MIWTVFLLVQAVLLYFILTHRTRSKSDPPLDKGVIPWLGHALEFGKDASKFLNRMKQKHGNIFTVRVAGRYVTVLLDPHSYDTVINDSDSLDFTRYAQVLMERIFNLRLPHHQPAKAKAMMKKHFRGLNFATLNSNMSRHLQASLNAEMPLNQKDWKEKGLFDFSYSLLFKAGYLTLFGGEQNNNSTDPSSVYEEYKKFDGLLTKMARGTLKPEEKRTAQSVRQRLWELLAPAGLTEDSGSSPWLHAYRRLLQEEGADEEMQRKALLMQLWATQGNVGPAAFWLLGYLLTNPEALTAVKKEFGGILSMEISETSLLDRPVNTPVFESVLEETLRLTAAPFITREVVQEKTLHMADGQEYLLRKGDRVCLFPFSSPQMDPEIYCEPQKFRYDRFLKEDGSVKRDFYKGGRRLKYYTMPWGAGTNGCVGKQFAINTIRQFVYMVLTNYDLELCDPNAQMPEVNASRYGFGMLQPEGDLLVRYKPKNAH